The Brachyhypopomus gauderio isolate BG-103 chromosome 1, BGAUD_0.2, whole genome shotgun sequence genome includes the window tggcacggagggcgtcgatggggcgcgtttgtgttttgtgttggtgtgtgtgtgggggtgtgtgtgtgtttatgtgcaggtgtttctccctggcggtgtcatggtgttcctggaccttgtgggggtctccacctggcaggagccccttatgttgtggggtgaccggagcccggtaaTAAaaagcccctccctagagggctggggcccccagatgtgtggggaccatggggcttcggtctgagaagctcctgctgaagatggagatcctccctcctgcctggggtgaccaggaggcccttggggctgctccccagcccgcgacgggggtgctctgggcctcggtctctggcgcttctgggttgggtggaggagtccaccttgcgatgaggggccccgggaggggttgactccccaggaggcctccgcctccgtccacagcggctgttgttgttttgttatgtcgtgtgcgtccctcaggtgggcggagcctgtgatccgtctcacctgagggtcgtttgtttgcctatatatgtcttgtctttgtaccagttgaccgctggtcattatatccttgatttggatctattgcacgggtttttggtttgcgcactttctactaaaccatcccttttccctgagacttggcatgatcgcttcctttttcgTCGCTCACCCTGCCTGTCACACTTCCTTTGTCTTTAATATGGCCTTCACATCTTTCACTGGGTGCTGTGCTTTGGGAGTATCATGGGTCAGTAGTCAGATGTATGAATTAATTCATAAAAGTAAATGTGTAATTACGGCACGTATAAaactgttatttttatttttttaaagttgtGTCTGTCCAGTAAATTTGCTTATGCACCTTCACTCAAATGTATCAGTGAATGTGTTGGACAGCTTTCAAGAAATTACCTATATGTCGGATAACGTTAAAAAAGAAACATGCAGAATGCATCTAAATATGCATTTGCTGAAGTCAAATGTAGAGCTGTGTGCTTAGCTTGTGGAGAACAGTTAGCTGTGTTTAAGGATTGTAATTTGAATCGCCATTACGAGAGTAAACACGCAGACACATACAAGAATTACAATTTGAAGCCTCAGCTGCAAAACAAAGATGAAAAGTTGATCTATTTTTCTTGACTCTGGACAAGATACATCCTAGTTCTCCTTATGcatggagctgtgatgatacagcctaGTTACTGATCTTAATATTTGGGGTAAAGTAAAACTTTGAGATGACAGGGGACCAGGCTGATATGCTGTCAATATAATGCTAGTTTTTTAAACATTGTACAACTTTCCAAACTAAACAATCACAAGTTGAGACTGATATATCCAAACAATATAGCAAGAATAAACCAGACAAGAGCAGGGTATCAAAACAGAAGACAAACCTAGAAGATACAGAAGAACCTGGAATAACATAGAGAATACAGAGGGCTAGCAATGAAACTTGGGGACACAGTATTCAGAAACAATGACCAGCAACAACATGCACAAACCAAGGGGTATAAATACACAAATGAGGAACTAAACAAGTCACATGTGAATAACCAGGGAGGAGGAGCTAGGGAACAAGAACTAAACATGAATGCACATGGAAATGAAAACATGGAAGAAagcataatttgggggggggggactttttcaaaagccggttttggtcccctgcAGATTTTACGGTTAAAAACCAATATATTAAATAGAGACGGATCAAGCGCTAGGACCACGCAGAAAACGCCGCTCAATCGGAAGCCAGTTTCCCTTTAGACCGCCACaaggcgagtgtaagttgttgacgggggggacaCGGGACCTAAATTGTTACTGGGgtatgtaaaatggacacaaattaagtattatattgtgatcgatcaccagtggctggcgccagagcgaactattaactcattgaatcatagatgtggatcagaggtaaataaacttaatttttttttttcggcgtgagaaatgtGTGGCGTGttaagacagtcaaatgcggaCGGGACCTAAATTGTTACTGGGgtatgtaaaatggacacaaattaagtattatattgcgatcgatcaccagtggctggcgccagagcgaactattaactcattgaatcatagatgtggatcagaggtaaataaacttaatttttttttttcggcgtgagaaatgtGTGGCGTGttaagacagtcaaatgcgtgtgtctcacgctcaatgcgtgagagttagcAACCCTGCTGTAGAATCTCAACAAAACAAAGAtagaaatgtgtatatttaatgcCAAAGAAATTTGGCAATGATGAAATTTTTGATGATGATTTATTATTACTACAttgtaaaaaacagaacttcaaattgctcaccttactatgattttaagtttagctgagccaaaaataattaattgcgccataaactataacaaagtaattggatcggtttactttattgagtttcttgttaaaagttgatctgaccttacaacttgcattgtcaaaacatacaaattgtagttgaaccctagttaaggccaggccaactcctccgcgcatgctcaatttgactccttatTTGAGAACGGGGCGGGGTTTGCGATTACGACTCCGGACAacttgaaatggatttcacctgcCGCAAGCAGTGACCTACGCTACTCTGAATTGAATATTAAcgtccaaatgtgttttgtcatttgtcttatatgacccaacttcagttagctattcttagtattgaatttagagatttatgtacatgtgaaatacatacctgtcaagttttgtatttaataatACGAGACATTTCCCGTATCTGACGTAATCGCGTATTGCGCATCGtgtaatttgcataatcggttatttgaatatagctgcaatcgaggatgtaggagagacgaaaacatctttggagtggcaaaaagtgaagaaaaacacctcaaatatgttttgaactacaaatgtgactaaacccgcAAGTTTTCAATtggtatttttttaaagcattcatgtgccgcgccaaacagaattctgtcactagcctcgcgagaactgccacctgcagtagtctgggtagcagttctcgcgaggctagtgacagaattctgtttggagcggcacatgaatgctttaaaaaaaataaaatttgaaaactgaaaatacgggaaaataaaaatacgggatgatgccgggacagagcggtaaaatatgggactttcccggccaaaacgggacacttgacaggtatggaaatatacattatctgaacaagatattgtagcgtcgggggtgacgtcattacccatgagcccttgcagctccggccctgttatgcgtattatgtggtgtttatgtctgtatagtgttttaatgatttattaattgtgtgttattagttaagtcaccccgatccatttttttaatgtacatgtgcattatccgaattacccctccatgtatgtgtaacgttgccgtcttcatgacctcccccaTGTTCAAGGCCAAGCTATTGAAGGCCTTGAGTTTGCAAATTTTCTTGCCAGGGTAGAaaaacctctgttcttgatAAGATAGGATTTGTCTGCGGCTTCTTTCTCCTACACCACAATATAATAAGTTTGCACAACTTTTAAAAATTTGGAACTCTTGGTGTGtaacttacattttgaggttcatatacatgggcaagataaattatctgaacaagatatagtaaggtagcataacttgaatcatttggaattatttgtaggcaatacttaaaatctgaagtttatatacctgtgaaaaataaataattggaacaagaaataatacGTTGGCTTAactgagtgaatttcttaaaaacttaagagtttgagttgggatcaaaactcaaaaatcgagtgcagtaagttgccttgaaattttgagttctcaacttttttcttttttacagtgCACTGTAAAAAAGAGTTAAGCATGAGTCAATGACTTGACCTTATTATGCACTTGGAGCAAGATATAGTAAGTATTAGTACTTTGTGGCAGGAAGATGTAAAAAGTATACTAAAGTATAAGTATTAATGTACTTAGtcttagacttctgtttatactattcagtataagccaagtatacttcactaTACTATTCTTAAGTGTctaaaatatagtttataaaaagtataGTATACTTTCTCAGTTTTAGTAAAAAATAAGTATGCTCatagtacacttgaataaacttATTTTTGCTAAGGGCAGGCAACCAGGAAGACGGAACATAGGGTTTAAATAAGGAACTAAACAATGAAACTTAACTAGACCCAGGTGCTGACAATGATGAGGGGCAAAAGAACAGGCTGACATTAATTATTAATGATCTAGAGGAAAACCATTTCATGGCTCAGCTGGAACCCCTGGGGCTTAAGCCCTGGATAAAAGTTCCCTAGAGCTCAAAGTGAGGCTGTTCAATTGTTCATGTGGAGGGTTTATGTATAAGGCTGTAGGTCTCAGGGCTGTCATTAGCTGTTTCAGCTGACAATGGCCTGTGGAACATGAGATGAACAAGCCTTTAGATGAGCATGTAAAACGGATTAATTGCTTGTTAATTCAGTAATTAATTAAACCGAATGTTATGTCGGTATAATGGCAtgatttgctcactgtttggcAGTGGTGTCAGTTGAAGGTCACAGAAGCATACTGAacttctgtctcttcctctaAAGAGTTATGGTGAAGTTTGGGGGTTGTAGGAGACACTTCCTGTGCTTGGGAATGTGGGAAATGTATGCTGAAGTAGTGAAGGTTGTTCTCATCATCACATGCTGCATCTCGACTCGAGTCAGAGGTTAGAGCCACAGCTGGGACGTTATCATACACATGAGAAGTATCATGCTAAGAGTAAGAGAGATAGGAAGGGAAAGACAGTGAGTCAGGAAAAGAGAGCAATAAAAAAAGGAATCATGACCCATGATGCTTCAGACCATCTCTTCAACTACTTACCTGTCCATTAACTTCAGAGCTCCTGTGTTTTTCATCTGAGGTGGATTTTTTCTTCCTGAGAAAGAACCAACCAACATGAGTTAATAAACATAAGCGTTTCAGTGAGGTTGACGTTCAGAGCACAATTAATATGTTCAAATTTCACATACCACACCCACAGAGCTCCCATGATCAGTAGTAGAGCCAGACCGATGGCCATGCCCACAGTGACTTGTAACACTGTACTCTCCTCTGGATATTGAGATGGTTATAATAAGGCAAGGCAAGATTATATACTGTATTGACTATAACATTGATTTAATATTTATAGTTAAATCACCAAATACACCAATACAATACAACAATACACAACAATACACCAGCTTATAATGAATAACAAagaatttgtaaaaaaaattctAAACTTTTTTACAACAAACATCAGCACTGCAAAATACatttaattgtattttattgtCATAGTTTAAGAGTCACGCCAACACTACTGGCAACCACCAGGGGGCATAAATAGTGTGCTAGGAGAACAGGAGCTCCTAGGCTCACTGGCCAAATAAGCACCAACAGTGCACGTCTGCTGAGCTCTGCATTGTAGTCCACACAAACAGCAAACCGTTTGGTTGGTTTGTTGTTCCTTTCTTTGTTTTCTTCATTTGTCATGTTCTATTTCTGCCCACCAACCCCTGTGTTTCTCAGTGGCACAGTGATGGCACAATACTTGCTACAGCTCTCAGGATGACTCCAGACAGTGGAAGTGGACTCAGTTTCACGTCTCAGTTTCTCTTATGTTTGACTTCCTTTTATACCACTTACGTATGAATCCACCTCTACGAACTCCCCAGACTGGCTCTGCTAAGCAAACATTCCTGCAcgccccctcacctccacacaccaaaCCCCGTCCTGTTATACATATTTTCTTTCAGTCTTTGTGGTAAATGCACATAGCTGATTTACACTGGAACCTTTTGTTTTCTGGTGTATTTACAGCATGCAGAACAACGGTGTTACCTCCTAAAGCACATGCATACTGGAGTCCATCCCCACTGTCTGCTGACTCCAGGTAGAGTTTGTTGTGTTTGGTGGGGTTGTGGGTTACACGCTGTCCGTTCTTGTACCAGATGTAGGTGGGGTTGTAGGACAGAGTGCAGGTGGTGCTGCAGCCCAGTGTTACTGACTGTCCCTCTGATACTGGGGTGGAGCTCACTCTCACCTGTAGATCTGTATAATAACATCAGTATAATACTGTTATCATTACATTAACAATACCTTATTGTTAAGTATAGGAGTAGATTCAGTTGACAAAAGATAATAACTGCCCTGGTATGTGCAGTTACCTGTAACATTCAGAATGACTCCTGGTTTACCACTgaatttctctccccctttagTGCTGAATCTAAAGCGATATTCTCCAGAATCACTCTTCCTCAGATCTCTGATTCTTAGAGTGCAGCTTCTCTCTTTATCTCCAACAAACTCCACTCGACCAGCAAACTGTTCTTCCAGACTCAGGTCCTGTGGATCCTCTTTAGGACGAACATAAAACCAGAATGTGTGATTAACTTTCTCATCACTGGGATGTGAGTAAGTGCAGGGAAACTCCACTGATGATccctccacaacacacactcttctgtcTGTGTAGCTCACACTCCAACAGACCTCCCTAGACACACCTGTGAAAGCCAAGGTGTAAGTGTTACTGTTAGATGTGTACTGAATCTACAGAATGAATTATACACACTGAAATTATTGGAGTTTCAGGATGTGGTGAAATCACACACATGCTACAGTTGAGCGGATGTCGTCATGATCAGCAACAGAGCAGGAGTATCTGCCTTCATTAGCACCAGAGAGGACAAGAGGATCATTTGTATAGTATGATGTTTTGTGATATTGTTCATTTTTGTACCAGTAGATATATGTGTTAGAGGCCAGTTTGCAGGATGGGCTGCAGGTGAGAGATAATCTCTCTCCATTCCACTTCAGGAGGTCAGGGGCCATCTTCACCTGCAGGGCTGAAAGAAGATGCAGGTGACGGCCTGACGGCTGGCATCTGGAACAGCGGACATGCATCTCAAAGCCTTCTGCACCTTTGTGATGTTTAATGGACACTTTTTATGCATGTTATCCGTTAAGAAGCAAAACAGGTTTCCCTCATTCAGTTCAGAATGTATGAAGGACTTGGCAGACCAGAATTAATTTTCAAGT containing:
- the LOC143524933 gene encoding sialoadhesin-like isoform X3, giving the protein MDCGSRILFLIILLHNAEDPQDLSLEEQFAGRVEFVGDKERSCTLRIRDLRKSDSGEYRFRFSTKGGEKFSGKPGVILNVTDLQVRVSSTPVSEGQSVTLGCSTTCTLSYNPTYIWYKNGQRVTHNPTKHNKLYLESADSGDGLQYACALGEESTVLQVTVGMAIGLALLLIMGALWVWKKKSTSDEKHRSSEVNGQHDTSHVYDNVPAVALTSDSSRDAACDDENNLHYFSIHFPHSQAQEVSPTTPKLHHNSLEEETEVQYASVTFN
- the LOC143524933 gene encoding uncharacterized protein LOC143524933 isoform X1 gives rise to the protein MDCGSRILFLIILLHNAASQGQMVTVTCYPQAVCALQGSQQSVRCYYQRDITKVFWFSPKQKDKWRNEDHPEDLVLDSDYAGRVSYTETPRTSSTLTITDLRERDSGEYHLMLFTGTGEKYHSSTAVRLTVSALQVKMAPDLLKWNGERLSLTCSPSCKLASNTYIYWYKNEQYHKTSYYTNDPLVLSGANEGRYSCSVADHDDIRSTVACVSREVCWSVSYTDRRVCVVEGSSVEFPCTYSHPSDEKVNHTFWFYVRPKEDPQDLSLEEQFAGRVEFVGDKERSCTLRIRDLRKSDSGEYRFRFSTKGGEKFSGKPGVILNVTDLQVRVSSTPVSEGQSVTLGCSTTCTLSYNPTYIWYKNGQRVTHNPTKHNKLYLESADSGDGLQYACALGEESTVLQVTVGMAIGLALLLIMGALWVWKKKSTSDEKHRSSEVNGQHDTSHVYDNVPAVALTSDSSRDAACDDENNLHYFSIHFPHSQAQEVSPTTPKLHHNSLEEETEVQYASVTFN
- the LOC143524933 gene encoding uncharacterized protein LOC143524933 isoform X2, whose protein sequence is MVTVTCYPQAVCALQGSQQSVRCYYQRDITKVFWFSPKQKDKWRNEDHPEDLVLDSDYAGRVSYTETPRTSSTLTITDLRERDSGEYHLMLFTGTGEKYHSSTAVRLTVSALQVKMAPDLLKWNGERLSLTCSPSCKLASNTYIYWYKNEQYHKTSYYTNDPLVLSGANEGRYSCSVADHDDIRSTVACVSREVCWSVSYTDRRVCVVEGSSVEFPCTYSHPSDEKVNHTFWFYVRPKEDPQDLSLEEQFAGRVEFVGDKERSCTLRIRDLRKSDSGEYRFRFSTKGGEKFSGKPGVILNVTDLQVRVSSTPVSEGQSVTLGCSTTCTLSYNPTYIWYKNGQRVTHNPTKHNKLYLESADSGDGLQYACALGEESTVLQVTVGMAIGLALLLIMGALWVWKKKSTSDEKHRSSEVNGQHDTSHVYDNVPAVALTSDSSRDAACDDENNLHYFSIHFPHSQAQEVSPTTPKLHHNSLEEETEVQYASVTFN